A DNA window from Thiothrix subterranea contains the following coding sequences:
- the atpB gene encoding F0F1 ATP synthase subunit A has product MSESNAPAISNPVEYIQHHLTNWSVGVEHGEQVKIVDFSVIHVDVMLFSVLLAGLLAFFAWKIGKNLNPDTPTGAQNVAETIVEFVNQQVKDIFPNADGLIGPLAITIFMWVLLMNSMDFLPADLLPALASGIAGLFGVDPHHVYLKVVPTTNLDTTFALALSVFALIIFYNIKHKGLWGYIKQFLFHPFGPYLMPVNIVMTAIEEVAKPVSLGLRLFGNMFAGELLFLLIALLAFSVWAMPAQIALGSLWAIFHMLVVPLQAFIFMLLTIVYLGLASQSGEDH; this is encoded by the coding sequence GTGAGCGAATCAAATGCGCCAGCAATCTCAAATCCTGTTGAGTACATCCAACACCATCTGACCAACTGGAGCGTTGGCGTTGAACACGGTGAGCAAGTCAAGATTGTTGACTTCAGCGTGATCCACGTCGATGTGATGTTGTTTAGTGTGTTACTCGCAGGTTTGCTTGCTTTCTTTGCTTGGAAAATCGGCAAAAATCTGAATCCTGATACGCCTACCGGGGCGCAAAACGTTGCGGAAACCATTGTTGAGTTCGTCAATCAACAAGTAAAAGACATTTTTCCCAATGCTGATGGTCTGATTGGGCCGTTGGCGATCACCATCTTTATGTGGGTTCTGTTGATGAACTCAATGGACTTCTTGCCAGCCGACTTGCTGCCCGCTTTGGCGAGTGGTATCGCGGGTTTGTTTGGTGTTGACCCGCACCATGTCTACCTGAAAGTTGTCCCTACTACCAACTTGGATACCACGTTTGCACTGGCACTGTCCGTGTTTGCGCTGATCATCTTCTACAATATCAAGCACAAAGGATTGTGGGGTTACATCAAGCAATTCCTGTTTCACCCGTTTGGTCCTTACCTGATGCCCGTGAACATTGTCATGACCGCGATTGAAGAAGTGGCTAAGCCCGTCAGTCTCGGCCTGCGTTTGTTCGGAAACATGTTCGCAGGTGAATTGCTGTTCCTGTTGATTGCACTGTTGGCATTCTCGGTTTGGGCAATGCCTGCACAGATCGCGCTGGGTTCACTCTGGGCAATCTTCCACATGCTGGTCGTACCATTGCAAGCATTCATCTTTATGCTGCTGACCATCGTGTATCTGGGATTAGCCAGTCAGAGCGGCGAAGACCATT
- a CDS encoding ATP synthase subunit I, with protein MRRILIIQFILMLAAVLVSWTYQGEPALLPAFYGGAIALANTLLLSRRVTQAGEIAKTSPQQSVNALYFGVVQRFVFVLVALGFGLGYLKLSPVPLLATFMVSQLAYMLMGTRQVE; from the coding sequence GCATACTTATTATTCAATTCATCTTGATGCTGGCCGCTGTGTTAGTGTCATGGACGTATCAAGGTGAACCAGCATTGTTGCCTGCATTTTACGGTGGTGCGATTGCACTCGCTAACACTTTGCTGCTATCACGGCGTGTGACGCAAGCGGGTGAGATAGCAAAAACCAGTCCACAGCAGAGCGTCAATGCTTTGTATTTTGGTGTGGTACAACGATTTGTATTTGTGTTAGTTGCGCTAGGGTTCGGGTTAGGCTATTTGAAATTGTCCCCTGTGCCATTATTAGCCACCTTTATGGTGTCGCAACTTGCTTACATGCTGATGGGAACTCGCCAAGTCGAGTGA